One window of uncultured Trichococcus sp. genomic DNA carries:
- the dnaG gene encoding DNA primase, with the protein MAERISEEKLAQIRTETNIVDVVSQYVQLKKRGKNHFGFCPFHDEKTPSFSVAEEKQIFHCFSCGRGGNVFTFLMDVEGISFVEAVIKTAELSNIALDFSYENHAQDNPLQSKKEKLIQIHEEAAAFYHQVLMNTVTGQAALDYMIQRGFTPETLKEYQIGFSPSNRTALFQMLKAKTFDEGLLQESGIFTDRQGQNELYDRFSARIIFPLRNAKGKTVAFSGRILHASPVDDTGYHEAKYLNSPETLLFNKRDFLFNFDKARSEIRRHSEVILFEGYMDVISAWQAGVKNGVASMGTSLTDEQNRILTKTADKIVIAYDGDRPGVEATKRAIEILERNKHFDISIFPLEAGMDPDEYIQQKGPEAFAKALKNSRETVIQFYSRYLKMNLNLDSEKNRITYIETMLKALAPLDSLIERELYMKDIADEFSIPIDILQKQLKGYQQEVLQQRPEREPLRRAAPHAAAPHAMYPSTNKRKVTQAEQSEKQLLYRLFHFEEVWSYLNEIDADFNFIHDDYQTIYILYEEFFRQTGLIGNIDQFLDRINNPALQNVITEIEWFQLDSEVTYQEIQDLVHIIRDKSSLQDQLTKKQAEMKEARKKNDNERLKTIMLEIVSLSKELKAIKK; encoded by the coding sequence TTGGCAGAACGTATTTCAGAAGAAAAATTAGCGCAAATCAGAACCGAAACGAATATTGTTGATGTCGTCAGCCAATATGTACAACTCAAAAAAAGAGGCAAGAATCATTTCGGATTTTGCCCGTTCCATGACGAGAAGACCCCCTCTTTTTCTGTCGCAGAAGAAAAACAGATTTTCCACTGTTTCAGCTGCGGAAGGGGAGGGAATGTTTTTACTTTCTTGATGGATGTCGAGGGTATTTCATTCGTTGAAGCAGTCATTAAGACAGCCGAATTAAGCAACATCGCCTTGGATTTCTCGTACGAAAATCATGCCCAGGATAATCCGCTGCAGTCGAAGAAAGAAAAGCTGATCCAAATCCATGAGGAAGCAGCTGCTTTTTACCATCAGGTCTTGATGAATACCGTTACGGGCCAAGCTGCGCTGGATTACATGATCCAACGCGGCTTCACGCCGGAGACGCTTAAAGAGTATCAAATTGGCTTTTCCCCTTCCAATCGGACGGCGCTCTTTCAAATGCTAAAAGCGAAGACATTCGATGAAGGACTCCTTCAGGAAAGTGGCATATTCACGGACAGACAAGGCCAAAACGAACTTTACGATCGGTTCTCGGCCAGGATCATTTTCCCATTGCGTAACGCTAAAGGAAAGACAGTCGCTTTTTCCGGCAGAATTCTGCATGCTTCCCCGGTGGATGATACAGGTTACCATGAAGCAAAATATCTGAACAGTCCCGAAACGCTCTTGTTCAACAAACGTGATTTCCTTTTCAACTTCGATAAAGCCCGCAGTGAGATCCGCAGACATTCCGAAGTGATCCTTTTCGAAGGGTACATGGATGTCATATCCGCTTGGCAAGCGGGTGTGAAAAATGGCGTCGCCTCGATGGGGACCAGTCTGACGGATGAGCAGAACCGGATATTGACGAAGACGGCCGATAAAATAGTCATTGCCTATGACGGCGATCGTCCCGGTGTCGAGGCGACCAAGCGCGCCATTGAGATACTGGAACGCAATAAGCACTTCGACATCTCGATTTTCCCGCTGGAAGCCGGCATGGACCCGGATGAATACATCCAGCAGAAAGGTCCGGAGGCATTCGCCAAGGCACTGAAAAATAGCCGCGAGACCGTCATCCAGTTCTATTCACGCTACCTCAAGATGAATCTGAACCTGGATTCCGAAAAAAATCGCATCACCTACATCGAAACCATGCTCAAGGCATTGGCGCCCTTGGATTCTCTGATCGAAAGAGAGCTCTACATGAAGGATATCGCGGATGAATTCAGCATACCGATCGATATCCTGCAGAAACAGCTGAAGGGTTATCAACAAGAGGTGCTTCAGCAGCGGCCTGAGCGCGAACCGCTCAGGCGGGCTGCGCCGCATGCTGCTGCGCCCCATGCGATGTATCCGAGCACGAACAAACGCAAAGTGACTCAGGCAGAGCAAAGTGAGAAGCAACTGCTTTACCGTCTGTTTCATTTCGAGGAAGTCTGGTCGTATCTGAATGAGATTGATGCGGATTTCAATTTCATCCATGATGACTACCAGACGATCTACATTTTGTATGAAGAGTTTTTCAGGCAGACTGGATTGATCGGGAATATCGACCAATTTTTGGACCGCATCAATAATCCGGCTCTTCAGAATGTGATTACGGAGATCGAATGGTTCCAATTGGATTCGGAAGTCACCTATCAGGAAATTCAGGATCTCGTCCATATCATCCGGGATAAGTCGTCCCTTCAGGATCAACTGACAAAAAAACAGGCTGAAATGAAGGAAGCCCGAAAGAAAAATGACAATGAGCGTCTGAAGACAATCATGTTGGAAATTGTTTCCCTTTCAAAAGAATTAAAAGCAATAAAGAAATAG
- the rpoD gene encoding RNA polymerase sigma factor RpoD translates to MAIEKNDQGLTLEQVTKKLIAEHKLLGSVFYDELADKIATPFQLDADDMDKLIQKMEDGGVSVVDADGGPTARQLAKETVKPEKPAAAKKDEEEDLMAVPPGVKINDPVRMYLKEIGRVPLLNAEEEVNLALRIKDGDQEAKQQLAEANLRLVVSIAKRYVGRGMQFLDLIQEGNMGLMKAVEKFDHTKGFKFSTYATWWIRQAITRAIADQARTIRIPVHMVETINKLVRIQRQLLQDLGREPTPEEIGAEMDLPTEKVREILKIAQEPVSLETPIGEEDDSHLGDFIEDQEVLSPAEHTAQTLLKEQLEEVLDTLTDREENVLRLRFGLDDGNVRTLEQVGKVFGVTRERIRQIEAKALRKLRHPSRSKQLKDFLE, encoded by the coding sequence ATGGCAATCGAAAAAAATGATCAAGGTTTAACGTTAGAACAGGTAACCAAAAAACTGATCGCAGAACACAAATTATTGGGGTCCGTCTTCTACGACGAATTGGCCGATAAAATAGCTACACCTTTCCAATTGGACGCGGACGACATGGATAAACTGATACAAAAAATGGAAGACGGCGGCGTCAGTGTCGTAGACGCAGACGGCGGTCCGACTGCCCGTCAACTTGCCAAAGAAACGGTAAAGCCTGAAAAACCGGCTGCAGCCAAAAAGGATGAAGAGGAAGACCTGATGGCGGTGCCACCTGGTGTGAAAATCAACGACCCAGTGCGCATGTACTTGAAGGAAATCGGCCGCGTGCCTTTGCTGAACGCAGAGGAAGAAGTCAATTTGGCCTTGCGCATCAAAGATGGCGATCAGGAAGCGAAACAGCAATTGGCTGAGGCCAACTTGCGTCTGGTCGTTTCCATCGCGAAACGTTATGTAGGCCGGGGCATGCAATTCTTGGATCTGATCCAGGAAGGCAATATGGGTCTGATGAAAGCTGTCGAAAAATTTGACCATACGAAAGGGTTCAAATTCTCCACCTATGCCACTTGGTGGATTCGTCAAGCCATCACCCGCGCCATCGCCGACCAAGCCAGAACGATCCGTATCCCTGTGCATATGGTGGAAACAATCAATAAATTGGTCCGGATCCAACGGCAATTGCTGCAGGACCTTGGACGCGAACCTACGCCTGAAGAAATCGGTGCCGAGATGGACCTTCCGACTGAAAAAGTCAGAGAGATCCTGAAGATCGCCCAAGAGCCCGTTTCCTTGGAAACCCCTATCGGGGAAGAGGACGATTCGCATTTAGGCGATTTCATCGAAGACCAGGAAGTCCTGAGTCCGGCTGAGCACACTGCCCAAACGCTTCTGAAGGAACAACTTGAGGAAGTGTTGGACACTTTGACTGATCGCGAGGAAAACGTCCTGCGTCTGCGTTTCGGTCTTGATGACGGAAATGTACGGACTTTGGAACAAGTGGGGAAAGTGTTCGGCGTCACCCGTGAGCGGATCCGTCAAATCGAAGCAAAAGCTTTGCGCAAACTGCGTCACCCAAGCCGTTCGAAACAATTAAAAGATTTTCTTGAGTAA
- a CDS encoding tRNA (adenine(22)-N(1))-methyltransferase TrmK, which produces MNIQQLSVRLGTVASFVPENARLADIGSDHAYLPCVLAARNVISYALAGEVVKGPFESATEQIRTSGVGDRVSARLGDGMDVIEPTDHINVVTICGMGGDLISKILEKGRLNGKLVGVERLILQPNNGEKKLREWLIGHSYKIIDETILEENGKIYEIIVAEKAVTTENYSDLEYSFGRFLLQEKNETFRKKWLSEIDKCQYILDSMQKASNNLNEKEQQVINKINEIKEVLE; this is translated from the coding sequence TTGAACATTCAACAATTATCCGTAAGACTCGGGACAGTCGCAAGTTTTGTGCCGGAAAACGCCAGACTGGCCGATATAGGCTCGGATCACGCTTATTTGCCTTGTGTTCTGGCGGCGCGCAACGTCATCAGTTACGCATTGGCAGGGGAAGTCGTGAAAGGCCCCTTCGAATCGGCAACGGAACAGATCAGAACATCAGGAGTAGGCGATCGCGTCAGCGCCAGATTAGGCGATGGCATGGATGTGATTGAACCGACGGATCATATAAACGTCGTCACCATCTGCGGGATGGGTGGGGACTTGATTTCCAAGATTCTGGAAAAAGGCAGATTGAACGGTAAGTTGGTCGGTGTGGAACGGCTGATCCTTCAGCCAAACAACGGAGAAAAGAAACTGCGTGAATGGCTGATCGGCCACTCATACAAAATCATCGACGAAACGATATTGGAAGAAAACGGAAAGATTTATGAAATCATCGTTGCTGAAAAGGCGGTAACAACGGAGAACTACTCTGATCTGGAATACAGCTTCGGCCGTTTCCTGCTTCAGGAAAAAAATGAGACTTTCCGCAAAAAATGGTTATCCGAAATCGATAAATGCCAATACATATTGGACAGCATGCAAAAAGCAAGCAACAATCTGAATGAAAAAGAACAGCAAGTGATCAATAAAATCAATGAAATTAAAGAGGTGCTGGAATGA
- a CDS encoding Nif3-like dinuclear metal center hexameric protein yields the protein MKSITGYEFIELFESHVPNWLAEDGDPVGLHLGDLSRPVRRIMVTLDVRPEVVQEAIEKQVDFIFSHHPPIYRPLKNLDVSDKQTKMYVDLLKHDISVYAAHTNLDNATNGMNDWLSEALGLLDVEIMDVTKRVPVKKISVCVPNAECNRVRLAMTDAGAGNISDEYSHCSFEAQGVGRFTPLEGAKPAIGHINEPEEVQEKKIEMIVEDKCLADVLEALYESHPYEEPVYEIYTINNFQREYGLGRVGNLALPMSLRSFIQYVKDVFQIEGMRFIAADLDQTISRVAICGGDAGKYYRKAIKKGADVYITGDVYYHTAHDMQADGLTVIDPGHHIEQICKPKLLELFNEWKKENEWDLEVIASEINTDPFIFDSQL from the coding sequence ATGAAAAGCATTACTGGTTATGAATTCATCGAGTTATTCGAATCGCATGTTCCGAATTGGCTGGCAGAGGATGGGGATCCGGTGGGACTCCATTTGGGCGATTTGAGCCGTCCGGTCCGCCGTATTATGGTGACGCTCGATGTTCGTCCGGAAGTCGTTCAGGAGGCCATCGAGAAGCAAGTCGATTTTATCTTCTCCCATCATCCGCCAATCTACAGACCGCTAAAAAATTTGGACGTTTCAGATAAGCAAACGAAAATGTACGTCGATCTGCTGAAGCATGACATCAGCGTGTATGCGGCCCACACGAATCTGGATAATGCGACTAACGGAATGAACGATTGGCTTTCTGAGGCATTGGGGCTGTTGGATGTCGAAATCATGGATGTCACGAAGCGTGTGCCTGTGAAAAAAATATCCGTATGCGTGCCGAATGCCGAATGCAATCGTGTCCGCTTGGCTATGACCGATGCGGGAGCGGGGAACATTTCCGACGAATACAGCCACTGCTCCTTTGAGGCGCAAGGGGTTGGCCGTTTCACGCCGCTGGAAGGCGCAAAACCTGCCATCGGCCATATCAACGAACCGGAGGAAGTCCAAGAGAAAAAAATTGAGATGATCGTCGAAGACAAATGCTTGGCTGACGTCTTGGAGGCGTTGTATGAATCGCATCCATACGAAGAGCCCGTCTATGAAATCTACACGATCAACAATTTCCAACGCGAATACGGCCTGGGTAGGGTCGGCAATTTGGCTTTGCCGATGTCGCTGCGTTCCTTTATCCAGTACGTCAAGGATGTTTTCCAGATCGAGGGCATGCGTTTCATCGCAGCCGATTTGGATCAGACGATCAGTCGCGTTGCCATCTGCGGCGGGGATGCCGGTAAATATTATCGGAAAGCGATCAAAAAAGGTGCGGATGTGTACATCACTGGCGACGTCTACTACCACACTGCCCACGATATGCAAGCTGATGGACTGACGGTCATCGACCCGGGCCATCACATCGAACAGATCTGCAAACCGAAATTATTGGAATTATTCAATGAATGGAAAAAAGAAAATGAATGGGATCTGGAAGTCATCGCTTCCGAAATCAACACGGATCCTTTCATTTTCGACAGTCAATTGTGA
- the pepT gene encoding peptidase T: MQEKLVDRFLKYVKFETRSDEKSLAVPSTQNQVDFAKTVLMPELEAIGLSDIQYNPANGFVTALLPRNSEKAFPAIGFIAHMDTADFEAANVNPLIWDHYAGGDLILDAEAQVILSPKDFPSLKNYIGQTLITTDGKTLLGADDKAGIAEIITALEAIKAADDIEHGDIKVAFGPDEEIGRGADLFDVAGFGCDFAYTMDGGPLGELEFESFNAAQAIVTIHGKNVHPGTAKDTMVNAIKLAIAYDSALPQNEVPEQTEKREGFYHLLGIEGSVEESKMTYIIRDHDKDLFENRKTTMLALAERMNKELAEERITVEMHDQYYNMGEVLKKDMRPVDLAEAAMKALGITPIIEPIRGGTDGSKLSFMGLPTPNIFAGGENFHGRYEFVSVQSMEKAVAVIVEIIRQSQGYGKQ, from the coding sequence ATGCAAGAAAAATTAGTGGACCGTTTTTTGAAATATGTTAAATTCGAGACAAGATCGGATGAAAAAAGCCTGGCAGTGCCTTCTACCCAAAATCAGGTGGACTTCGCAAAAACGGTTTTGATGCCGGAACTGGAAGCCATCGGACTTTCGGATATCCAATACAATCCTGCCAATGGCTTCGTAACGGCACTTTTGCCGCGCAACTCCGAAAAAGCGTTCCCTGCGATCGGGTTCATCGCCCATATGGATACGGCTGATTTTGAAGCGGCGAATGTAAATCCGCTTATTTGGGACCACTATGCGGGCGGCGATCTGATTTTGGATGCGGAAGCACAAGTGATCCTTTCGCCGAAGGATTTCCCTTCTTTGAAGAACTACATCGGTCAGACGTTGATCACTACCGACGGAAAAACATTGTTGGGTGCGGACGACAAAGCCGGCATCGCCGAAATCATCACAGCGTTGGAAGCGATAAAAGCAGCGGATGACATAGAACATGGGGACATCAAAGTCGCTTTCGGACCGGATGAAGAAATCGGACGCGGTGCTGATCTTTTTGATGTGGCCGGTTTCGGTTGCGACTTTGCCTATACGATGGACGGCGGTCCGTTGGGGGAACTTGAATTTGAAAGCTTCAATGCCGCGCAAGCCATCGTAACGATCCATGGCAAAAATGTGCACCCAGGCACTGCCAAAGACACGATGGTGAATGCGATCAAATTGGCCATCGCGTACGACAGCGCGTTGCCGCAAAATGAAGTCCCTGAACAAACCGAAAAGCGCGAAGGCTTTTATCACCTGTTGGGCATTGAAGGCAGTGTGGAAGAAAGCAAGATGACCTACATCATCAGGGATCATGATAAGGATCTTTTTGAGAACAGGAAAACGACCATGCTTGCGCTGGCGGAGCGCATGAACAAGGAATTGGCTGAAGAGCGCATCACTGTCGAAATGCACGATCAGTACTACAACATGGGGGAAGTGCTGAAAAAAGATATGCGTCCAGTCGATCTGGCGGAAGCGGCGATGAAGGCATTGGGAATCACCCCGATCATCGAACCGATTCGCGGCGGTACGGACGGATCCAAATTGTCCTTCATGGGTCTGCCTACTCCGAATATCTTTGCCGGGGGAGAAAACTTCCACGGGCGCTATGAATTTGTGTCTGTCCAATCAATGGAAAAAGCAGTAGCAGTCATCGTGGAAATCATCAGACAAAGCCAAGGATACGGAAAGCAATGA
- a CDS encoding DUF1294 domain-containing protein, translated as MRNPVLIYLILVNAVLFIMMGIDKKKARQKAWRIPERNLLLLGLFGGGLGGLLGMQHFRHKTKHLTFKVVFVLGTLLSGITSYIVFL; from the coding sequence ATGAGAAATCCAGTGCTGATTTATCTCATCCTGGTGAATGCCGTGCTTTTCATCATGATGGGCATCGACAAAAAGAAGGCGCGGCAAAAGGCTTGGCGCATTCCGGAGCGCAATCTGCTCCTGTTGGGACTTTTCGGCGGCGGACTGGGCGGACTGCTGGGGATGCAACACTTCCGCCATAAAACCAAACACCTGACTTTCAAGGTAGTCTTCGTTTTGGGCACGCTCCTGAGCGGGATAACATCCTATATCGTATTTTTATGA
- a CDS encoding DegV family protein, with product MPNFKIVTDSTTELSAEEIDRYGITVIPLSSMIDNVLYYDGITITKPEFLEKMMNSKELPKSSQPAMGTFLDKYNELTADGSEVLSIHVTETLSGTVNSAHQAAKLAHGKVTVIDSKFCARATAFQVLEAAKCAEEGLSVAAALPRVTAVKDRTLLYICVVNLENMVKGGRIGKTMGRITTLLNIKANLKMIDGALTTDIKGRGTKAIVKRYEEIIAELKEKYLDVEAIGITHDGLSEYSNQIIGMLKSAFPNARMYTSYASASVMTHAGPEAVSFQFLMKNK from the coding sequence ATGCCAAACTTCAAAATTGTGACCGATTCCACAACGGAATTGTCCGCAGAAGAAATTGACAGATATGGAATCACCGTAATCCCGCTTTCATCCATGATCGACAATGTGCTGTATTACGACGGCATCACCATAACCAAACCTGAGTTCCTCGAAAAAATGATGAACAGCAAGGAACTGCCAAAATCATCCCAGCCAGCCATGGGTACTTTTTTGGATAAATATAATGAACTGACAGCTGATGGCAGCGAAGTTTTGTCCATCCATGTCACTGAAACATTGAGCGGAACCGTGAATTCTGCTCACCAAGCGGCTAAACTTGCCCACGGTAAAGTTACCGTCATCGATTCGAAGTTTTGCGCAAGAGCTACCGCCTTCCAAGTGTTGGAAGCCGCCAAATGTGCCGAAGAAGGATTGTCTGTGGCAGCAGCGTTGCCTCGGGTCACTGCCGTTAAGGATCGTACCCTGCTTTACATCTGTGTCGTCAACCTGGAAAACATGGTCAAGGGCGGACGCATCGGAAAAACGATGGGACGCATCACGACGCTGCTGAACATCAAAGCGAACCTGAAAATGATCGACGGCGCGTTGACTACCGACATCAAAGGCCGCGGCACAAAAGCAATCGTAAAACGCTATGAAGAGATCATCGCAGAACTGAAAGAAAAATACCTGGATGTTGAAGCGATCGGCATCACGCATGACGGTTTGTCGGAATATTCGAACCAAATCATCGGCATGCTGAAAAGTGCCTTCCCCAATGCCCGGATGTACACTTCCTATGCCAGCGCCAGCGTCATGACCCACGCCGGCCCCGAAGCCGTATCCTTCCAATTCCTGATGAAGAACAAATAA
- the truB gene encoding tRNA pseudouridine(55) synthase TruB, with protein sequence MDGILPLWKERGMTSHDCVFKLRKILKTKKVGHTGTLDPEVDGVLPICIGKATKVVEFLTDTDKAYEGEITIGVATTTEDSQGETIAKTPVAQDLPLAEIDAAMEAMVGESIQVPPMYSAVKVNGKRLYEYARKGLTVERPKRSIQVMSFERISEPAYHAEDQTLSWRFRVTCGKGTYVRTLAVDLGASLGYPAYMSSLTRTMSGSFTKEDCLTLQQVAEAMASNEIDAHLKPIDSVFATYHQIALDDELWDKVKNGAVLPKEGPFEQVDAPVLFTYQSKIVAMYEPHPTKAAYIKPRKMFLS encoded by the coding sequence ATGGACGGAATATTACCTTTATGGAAAGAACGCGGCATGACAAGTCATGACTGTGTATTCAAACTGAGAAAAATACTGAAAACAAAAAAAGTCGGGCATACCGGGACTTTGGATCCGGAAGTTGATGGCGTTTTGCCGATCTGCATCGGGAAAGCCACAAAAGTCGTCGAATTTTTGACTGACACGGATAAAGCGTATGAAGGGGAAATCACTATCGGAGTCGCCACAACGACTGAAGACAGCCAAGGCGAAACGATCGCGAAGACACCGGTTGCGCAGGACCTGCCTTTGGCTGAAATCGATGCAGCGATGGAAGCCATGGTTGGCGAAAGCATCCAAGTTCCGCCGATGTACTCCGCTGTCAAAGTGAACGGAAAAAGGCTCTACGAATACGCCCGCAAAGGGTTGACCGTCGAAAGGCCGAAAAGAAGCATCCAGGTCATGAGTTTTGAGCGGATTTCAGAACCCGCCTATCATGCGGAAGACCAAACGCTGTCCTGGCGCTTCCGGGTCACTTGCGGAAAAGGGACCTATGTGCGGACTTTGGCCGTCGATCTGGGCGCATCCTTGGGTTATCCGGCATACATGTCAAGCCTGACGCGCACGATGAGCGGATCCTTCACGAAGGAGGATTGCCTGACCCTGCAGCAAGTGGCAGAAGCAATGGCGAGCAACGAGATTGACGCGCACCTGAAGCCGATCGACTCGGTATTCGCAACGTATCATCAGATTGCGCTTGACGACGAGCTGTGGGATAAGGTGAAAAATGGGGCGGTTCTGCCGAAAGAGGGGCCATTCGAACAAGTGGATGCCCCGGTCTTGTTCACCTACCAGAGCAAAATAGTGGCGATGTACGAACCGCATCCGACCAAAGCGGCTTATATCAAACCCAGAAAAATGTTCCTATCATAA
- the ribF gene encoding riboflavin biosynthesis protein RibF, translating into MEIMHIHHPYDQKQMPEEQIVLALGYFDGVHRGHQEVIKRAKEVAEQKKLKLAVMSFNHHPSIVFQKMNPETMQYLSTVNRKAEILESLGVDYFFVISFTSAFASLRPQEFVDQYICGLHAAAVVAGFDYTYGPREIADMKQLVHYAKGCFEVIEVAELKNEAEKISSTHIREALAEGNMEKANEYLGYIYQIEGTVIHGDARGRLLGFPTANIQTEKHTRLPRNGVYIVSIRVNGTWYRGTASIGHNITFEAGRDKTVEVYILDFDKMIYGEEVAVRWHHFIRSEIKFSGVDQLIAQLKSDEADTVAYFQEHPLDEVTL; encoded by the coding sequence ATGGAAATAATGCATATACACCATCCCTATGACCAAAAACAAATGCCTGAAGAGCAAATCGTGCTGGCATTGGGATACTTTGACGGCGTCCACAGAGGGCATCAAGAAGTGATCAAGAGGGCAAAGGAAGTTGCCGAACAGAAGAAGCTGAAACTTGCCGTCATGAGCTTCAATCATCACCCGAGCATCGTGTTCCAGAAGATGAACCCGGAAACGATGCAGTATTTGTCGACCGTCAACCGCAAAGCCGAAATACTGGAGAGCCTGGGCGTTGATTATTTCTTCGTCATCTCTTTCACATCTGCCTTTGCCTCATTAAGACCGCAGGAATTCGTCGACCAATACATTTGCGGCTTGCATGCTGCCGCAGTCGTCGCCGGTTTCGATTACACCTATGGCCCTAGAGAAATAGCGGATATGAAACAATTGGTGCATTATGCTAAAGGCTGCTTTGAAGTCATCGAAGTTGCCGAGCTGAAGAACGAAGCCGAAAAAATCAGTTCCACGCACATCCGGGAAGCGTTAGCCGAAGGAAACATGGAGAAGGCGAATGAATATTTAGGCTACATCTACCAGATTGAGGGCACGGTCATCCATGGCGATGCGAGGGGCAGGCTGCTGGGCTTCCCGACCGCAAATATCCAGACCGAGAAACACACACGCTTGCCAAGGAACGGCGTATACATCGTAAGCATCAGGGTGAACGGAACCTGGTATCGCGGCACGGCTTCGATCGGGCACAACATCACTTTTGAAGCTGGCCGCGACAAGACAGTTGAAGTTTATATACTGGACTTCGACAAAATGATCTACGGCGAGGAAGTGGCCGTAAGATGGCACCATTTTATCCGCAGCGAGATCAAATTTTCGGGCGTCGATCAGCTGATTGCGCAGCTGAAAAGCGATGAAGCGGATACGGTCGCCTATTTTCAGGAACACCCCTTGGATGAGGTGACTCTCTAA
- the hemW gene encoding radical SAM family heme chaperone HemW produces the protein MAAAYLHIPFCEHICFYCDFNKVFLEGQPVDEYVDALIKEMQLSKQLHPEEEISTFYIGGGTPTTLNERQLERLLNGIRSTYSLPKGAEFTMEANPESVSFEKLKIMRDYGVNRLSMGVQSFNNDILKKIGRIHTAEQVYTSVAHARKAGFENMTIDLIFRLPNQTMADFEDSLKKALELDLPHYSIYALILENKTVFYNLMRQGKLPLPSEDTEADMYALAIETMSRNGRNQYEISNFALPGYESQHNLTYWKNESYFGFGAGAHGYIDGIRYHNHGPIQQYLAPLRDNSLPIIRQQQLSKNEQMEEEMILGLRTMAGVSQKHFADKFQTALLDQYAAVVSDLVAEGLLVIDGDRIRLTQRGVFLGNEVFRSFLM, from the coding sequence ATGGCAGCCGCTTATTTGCACATCCCATTCTGCGAGCACATCTGCTTCTATTGCGATTTCAACAAAGTGTTCTTGGAAGGGCAACCGGTCGATGAATACGTGGATGCTTTGATCAAGGAAATGCAGTTGTCGAAGCAGCTGCACCCTGAAGAAGAGATAAGCACGTTCTACATCGGCGGCGGCACACCGACGACACTGAATGAGCGCCAGCTGGAGAGGCTGTTGAACGGCATCCGCAGCACCTATTCCTTGCCGAAAGGCGCCGAGTTCACGATGGAAGCCAATCCGGAAAGTGTTTCGTTCGAGAAGCTGAAGATCATGCGTGATTATGGGGTCAACCGTTTGAGCATGGGGGTCCAATCCTTCAATAACGACATCCTTAAAAAAATCGGCCGCATCCACACAGCCGAGCAAGTATACACTTCCGTGGCTCATGCCCGCAAAGCCGGATTCGAAAACATGACCATCGATCTCATTTTCCGCCTGCCGAACCAAACGATGGCCGATTTTGAAGACAGCCTGAAAAAAGCACTGGAATTGGATTTGCCGCATTACTCGATCTATGCGCTGATCCTTGAGAACAAGACGGTATTCTATAACTTGATGCGTCAAGGGAAACTGCCGTTGCCTTCTGAAGATACAGAGGCCGATATGTACGCCTTGGCTATCGAGACGATGTCAAGGAACGGCAGGAACCAATACGAAATCTCCAACTTTGCGCTGCCGGGCTATGAATCCCAGCACAATCTCACCTACTGGAAAAATGAGTCCTATTTCGGTTTCGGGGCTGGAGCGCACGGCTATATCGATGGGATCCGCTACCACAATCATGGACCGATCCAGCAATATCTGGCGCCCTTGCGCGACAATAGCCTGCCGATCATCCGTCAGCAGCAGCTGTCGAAAAATGAACAGATGGAAGAAGAGATGATTCTGGGGTTGCGCACGATGGCAGGCGTCAGCCAAAAACATTTTGCCGATAAATTCCAGACTGCGTTGTTGGACCAGTATGCTGCCGTCGTTTCGGACTTGGTTGCGGAAGGCCTGCTCGTGATCGATGGCGACAGGATCCGTTTGACCCAGAGAGGTGTTTTCCTCGGCAACGAAGTATTCCGTTCTTTCCTGATGTGA